One Equus asinus isolate D_3611 breed Donkey chromosome 26, EquAss-T2T_v2, whole genome shotgun sequence genomic window carries:
- the RPL13A gene encoding large ribosomal subunit protein uL13 isoform X1 — MAEGQVRAPRGPGGVGPEGVQPETALGLISPSFVLVLDGRGHLLGRLAAIVAKQVLLGRKVVVVRCEGINISGNFYRNKLKYLAFLRKRMNTNPSRGPYHFRAPSRIFWRTVRGMLPHKTKRGQAALDRLKVFDGIPPPYDKKKRMVVPAALKVVRLKPTRKFAYLGRLAHEVGWKYQAVTATLEEKRKEKAKIHYRKKKQLTRLRKQAEKNVEKKIDRYTEVLKTHGLLV; from the exons ATGGCGGAGGGGCAGGTGCGAGCTCCGCGAGGTCCGGGCGGCGTGGGGCCGGAGGGAGTCCAACCGGAGACAGCATTGGGACTTATTTCACCTTCGTTT GTCCTGGTGCTGGATGGCCGGGGCCATCTCCTGGGCCGCCTGGCGGCCATCGTGGCCAAGCAGGTGCTGCTGG gcCGGAAGGTGGTGGTCGTGCGCTGTGAGGGCATCAATATTTCTGGCAATTTCTACAGAAACAAGT tgaAGTACCTGGCCTTTCTCCGCAAGCGCATGAACACCAACCCATCCCGCGGCCCCTACCACTTCCGAGCCCCCAGCCGCATCTTCTGGCGGACCGTGCGAG GCATGCTGCCCCACAAGACCAAGCGAGGCCAGGCCGCCCTGGACCGCCTCAAGGTGTTCGATGGCATCCCGCCGCCCTACGACAAG aAAAAGCGGATGGTGGTTCCTGCTGCCCTGAAGGTCGTGCGTCTGAAGCCTACACGAAAG TTTGCCTACCTAGGGCGCCTGGCTCACGAGGTTGGCTGGAAGTACCAGGCGGTTACAGCCACtctggaggagaagaggaaggaaaaggccaAAATCCATTACCGGAAGAAAAAGCAGCTCACG AGGCTACGGAAACAGGCTGAAAAGAACGTGGAGAAGAAAATTGACAGATACACAGAGGTCCTCAAGACCCACGGACTCCTGGTCTGA
- the FLT3LG gene encoding fms-related tyrosine kinase 3 ligand isoform X3, with amino-acid sequence MTGPSSGRSRRDEHRRAEGWTEKRRSQAETSLLLLLLLLLLSPGLRGSPDCSFSHSPISSTFAKTIGKLSDYLLQDYPVTVASNLQDDELCGALWRLVLAQRWMRRLKTVAGSQMQNLLEDVNTEILFVTLCAFQDTSQQLLALRPWITRRNFSRCLELQCQPDSSTLLPPRSAGALGATALPAPQAPLLLLLLLLPVAVLLPAAAWCLHWRRRRRRPACPGEPRTTLRPRGSGHLPEDTEPGLGGSQLETGPFLSRAAPLNLSPGWRQRQHPAPAPAPAAPLCTKPSSPGNCI; translated from the exons ATGACAGGACCCAGCTCAGGACGAAGCAGGAGAGATGAgcacagaagggcagaggggtggacagagaagagaagatcCCAGGCAGAG acctcgctgctgctgctgctgctgctgctgctgctcagccCCGGCCTCCGCGGGAGCCCCGACTGCTCCTTCAGCCACAGCCCCATCTCCTCCACCTTCGCTAAGACCATTGGCAAGCTG TCTGACTACCTGCTTCAAGATTACCCAGTCACTGTTGCCTCCAACCTGCAGGAC GACGAGCTCTGTGGGGCCCTCTGGCGCCTGGTCCTGGCCCAGCGCTGGATGAGAAGGCTCAAGACTGTGGCTGGGTCCCAGATGCAAAACCTGCTGGAGGATGTCAACACCGAGATACTCTTTGTCACCTTATGTGCCTTCCAG GACACCTCCCAGCAGCTGTTGGCCTTGAGGCCCTGGATCACCCGCCGGAATTTCTCCCGGTGCCTGGAGCTGCAGTGTCAGCCCG aCTCCTCCACCCTGCTGCCCCCGAGGAGTGCCGGGGCCTTGGGGGccacagccctgccagcccctcaggcccctctgctgctcctgctgctgctgctgcccgtGGCCGTCCTGCTGCCGGCCGCCGCCTGGTGCCTGCACTGGCGAAGGAGGAGGCGGAGGCCGGCCTGCCCTGGGGAGCCG aggacaacactgaggcccagagggagtgGTCACCTGCCGGAGGACACAGAGCCGGGACTCGGAGGAAGTCAGCTAGAGACTGGGCCCTTCCTGAGCCGCGCCGCCCCTCTCAATCTCTCTCCAGGATGGAGGCAACGCCAGCATccagccccggccccggccccagccGCCCCCCTCTGTACAAAGCCCTCCTCCCCGGGAAATTGTATATAA
- the RPL13A gene encoding large ribosomal subunit protein uL13 isoform X3: protein MNTNPSRGPYHFRAPSRIFWRTVRGMLPHKTKRGQAALDRLKVFDGIPPPYDKKKRMVVPAALKVVRLKPTRKFAYLGRLAHEVGWKYQAVTATLEEKRKEKAKIHYRKKKQLTRLRKQAEKNVEKKIDRYTEVLKTHGLLV, encoded by the exons ATGAACACCAACCCATCCCGCGGCCCCTACCACTTCCGAGCCCCCAGCCGCATCTTCTGGCGGACCGTGCGAG GCATGCTGCCCCACAAGACCAAGCGAGGCCAGGCCGCCCTGGACCGCCTCAAGGTGTTCGATGGCATCCCGCCGCCCTACGACAAG aAAAAGCGGATGGTGGTTCCTGCTGCCCTGAAGGTCGTGCGTCTGAAGCCTACACGAAAG TTTGCCTACCTAGGGCGCCTGGCTCACGAGGTTGGCTGGAAGTACCAGGCGGTTACAGCCACtctggaggagaagaggaaggaaaaggccaAAATCCATTACCGGAAGAAAAAGCAGCTCACG AGGCTACGGAAACAGGCTGAAAAGAACGTGGAGAAGAAAATTGACAGATACACAGAGGTCCTCAAGACCCACGGACTCCTGGTCTGA
- the FLT3LG gene encoding fms-related tyrosine kinase 3 ligand isoform X2, which yields MEHLPRASYPAGSSHRHEGPPAEMIVLAPAWSPTTSLLLLLLLLLLSPGLRGSPDCSFSHSPISSTFAKTIGKLSDYLLQDYPVTVASNLQDDELCGALWRLVLAQRWMRRLKTVAGSQMQNLLEDVNTEILFVTLCAFQPPPSCLRFVQTNISHLLQDTSQQLLALRPWITRRNFSRCLELQCQPDSSTLLPPRSAGALGATALPAPQAPLLLLLLLLPVAVLLPAAAWCLHWRRRRRRPACPGEPRTTLRPRGSGHLPEDTEPGLGGSQLETGPFLSRAAPLNLSPGWRQRQHPAPAPAPAAPLCTKPSSPGNCI from the exons ATGGAGCACCTTCCACGAGCATCTTACCCAGCAGG ATCCAGCCACAGGCATGAGGGGCCCCCGGCCGAGATGATAGTGCTGGCGCCAGCCTGGAGCCCAACT acctcgctgctgctgctgctgctgctgctgctgctcagccCCGGCCTCCGCGGGAGCCCCGACTGCTCCTTCAGCCACAGCCCCATCTCCTCCACCTTCGCTAAGACCATTGGCAAGCTG TCTGACTACCTGCTTCAAGATTACCCAGTCACTGTTGCCTCCAACCTGCAGGAC GACGAGCTCTGTGGGGCCCTCTGGCGCCTGGTCCTGGCCCAGCGCTGGATGAGAAGGCTCAAGACTGTGGCTGGGTCCCAGATGCAAAACCTGCTGGAGGATGTCAACACCGAGATACTCTTTGTCACCTTATGTGCCTTCCAG ccccccccCAGCTGTCTTCGATTCGTCCAGACCAACATCTCCCACCTCCTGCAGGACACCTCCCAGCAGCTGTTGGCCTTGAGGCCCTGGATCACCCGCCGGAATTTCTCCCGGTGCCTGGAGCTGCAGTGTCAGCCCG aCTCCTCCACCCTGCTGCCCCCGAGGAGTGCCGGGGCCTTGGGGGccacagccctgccagcccctcaggcccctctgctgctcctgctgctgctgctgcccgtGGCCGTCCTGCTGCCGGCCGCCGCCTGGTGCCTGCACTGGCGAAGGAGGAGGCGGAGGCCGGCCTGCCCTGGGGAGCCG aggacaacactgaggcccagagggagtgGTCACCTGCCGGAGGACACAGAGCCGGGACTCGGAGGAAGTCAGCTAGAGACTGGGCCCTTCCTGAGCCGCGCCGCCCCTCTCAATCTCTCTCCAGGATGGAGGCAACGCCAGCATccagccccggccccggccccagccGCCCCCCTCTGTACAAAGCCCTCCTCCCCGGGAAATTGTATATAA
- the FLT3LG gene encoding fms-related tyrosine kinase 3 ligand isoform X6, translating into MIVLAPAWSPTTSLLLLLLLLLLSPGLRGSPDCSFSHSPISSTFAKTIGKLSDYLLQDYPVTVASNLQDDELCGALWRLVLAQRWMRRLKTVAGSQMQNLLEDVNTEILFVTLCAFQPPPSCLRFVQTNISHLLQDTSQQLLALRPWITRRNFSRCLELQCQPEDNTEAQREWSPAGGHRAGTRRKSARDWALPEPRRPSQSLSRMEATPASSPGPGPSRPPLYKALLPGKLYINHPFLPALARPVCAWDRVWMGPLGSESRFGS; encoded by the exons ATGATAGTGCTGGCGCCAGCCTGGAGCCCAACT acctcgctgctgctgctgctgctgctgctgctgctcagccCCGGCCTCCGCGGGAGCCCCGACTGCTCCTTCAGCCACAGCCCCATCTCCTCCACCTTCGCTAAGACCATTGGCAAGCTG TCTGACTACCTGCTTCAAGATTACCCAGTCACTGTTGCCTCCAACCTGCAGGAC GACGAGCTCTGTGGGGCCCTCTGGCGCCTGGTCCTGGCCCAGCGCTGGATGAGAAGGCTCAAGACTGTGGCTGGGTCCCAGATGCAAAACCTGCTGGAGGATGTCAACACCGAGATACTCTTTGTCACCTTATGTGCCTTCCAG ccccccccCAGCTGTCTTCGATTCGTCCAGACCAACATCTCCCACCTCCTGCAGGACACCTCCCAGCAGCTGTTGGCCTTGAGGCCCTGGATCACCCGCCGGAATTTCTCCCGGTGCCTGGAGCTGCAGTGTCAGCCCG aggacaacactgaggcccagagggagtgGTCACCTGCCGGAGGACACAGAGCCGGGACTCGGAGGAAGTCAGCTAGAGACTGGGCCCTTCCTGAGCCGCGCCGCCCCTCTCAATCTCTCTCCAGGATGGAGGCAACGCCAGCATccagccccggccccggccccagccGCCCCCCTCTGTACAAAGCCCTCCTCCCCGGGAAATTGTATATAAATCATCCTTTTCTACCAGCTCTGGCCAGGCCTGTCTGTGCATGGGACAGGGTGTGGATGGGGCCGCTGGGGTCTGAGTCTCGGTTTGGCAGTTAA
- the FLT3LG gene encoding fms-related tyrosine kinase 3 ligand isoform X1, with amino-acid sequence MTGPSSGRSRRDEHRRAEGWTEKRRSQAETSLLLLLLLLLLSPGLRGSPDCSFSHSPISSTFAKTIGKLSDYLLQDYPVTVASNLQDDELCGALWRLVLAQRWMRRLKTVAGSQMQNLLEDVNTEILFVTLCAFQPPPSCLRFVQTNISHLLQDTSQQLLALRPWITRRNFSRCLELQCQPDSSTLLPPRSAGALGATALPAPQAPLLLLLLLLPVAVLLPAAAWCLHWRRRRRRPACPGEPRTTLRPRGSGHLPEDTEPGLGGSQLETGPFLSRAAPLNLSPGWRQRQHPAPAPAPAAPLCTKPSSPGNCI; translated from the exons ATGACAGGACCCAGCTCAGGACGAAGCAGGAGAGATGAgcacagaagggcagaggggtggacagagaagagaagatcCCAGGCAGAG acctcgctgctgctgctgctgctgctgctgctgctcagccCCGGCCTCCGCGGGAGCCCCGACTGCTCCTTCAGCCACAGCCCCATCTCCTCCACCTTCGCTAAGACCATTGGCAAGCTG TCTGACTACCTGCTTCAAGATTACCCAGTCACTGTTGCCTCCAACCTGCAGGAC GACGAGCTCTGTGGGGCCCTCTGGCGCCTGGTCCTGGCCCAGCGCTGGATGAGAAGGCTCAAGACTGTGGCTGGGTCCCAGATGCAAAACCTGCTGGAGGATGTCAACACCGAGATACTCTTTGTCACCTTATGTGCCTTCCAG ccccccccCAGCTGTCTTCGATTCGTCCAGACCAACATCTCCCACCTCCTGCAGGACACCTCCCAGCAGCTGTTGGCCTTGAGGCCCTGGATCACCCGCCGGAATTTCTCCCGGTGCCTGGAGCTGCAGTGTCAGCCCG aCTCCTCCACCCTGCTGCCCCCGAGGAGTGCCGGGGCCTTGGGGGccacagccctgccagcccctcaggcccctctgctgctcctgctgctgctgctgcccgtGGCCGTCCTGCTGCCGGCCGCCGCCTGGTGCCTGCACTGGCGAAGGAGGAGGCGGAGGCCGGCCTGCCCTGGGGAGCCG aggacaacactgaggcccagagggagtgGTCACCTGCCGGAGGACACAGAGCCGGGACTCGGAGGAAGTCAGCTAGAGACTGGGCCCTTCCTGAGCCGCGCCGCCCCTCTCAATCTCTCTCCAGGATGGAGGCAACGCCAGCATccagccccggccccggccccagccGCCCCCCTCTGTACAAAGCCCTCCTCCCCGGGAAATTGTATATAA
- the RPL13A gene encoding large ribosomal subunit protein uL13 isoform X2, translating into MAEGQVLVLDGRGHLLGRLAAIVAKQVLLGRKVVVVRCEGINISGNFYRNKLKYLAFLRKRMNTNPSRGPYHFRAPSRIFWRTVRGMLPHKTKRGQAALDRLKVFDGIPPPYDKKKRMVVPAALKVVRLKPTRKFAYLGRLAHEVGWKYQAVTATLEEKRKEKAKIHYRKKKQLTRLRKQAEKNVEKKIDRYTEVLKTHGLLV; encoded by the exons ATGGCGGAGGGGCAG GTCCTGGTGCTGGATGGCCGGGGCCATCTCCTGGGCCGCCTGGCGGCCATCGTGGCCAAGCAGGTGCTGCTGG gcCGGAAGGTGGTGGTCGTGCGCTGTGAGGGCATCAATATTTCTGGCAATTTCTACAGAAACAAGT tgaAGTACCTGGCCTTTCTCCGCAAGCGCATGAACACCAACCCATCCCGCGGCCCCTACCACTTCCGAGCCCCCAGCCGCATCTTCTGGCGGACCGTGCGAG GCATGCTGCCCCACAAGACCAAGCGAGGCCAGGCCGCCCTGGACCGCCTCAAGGTGTTCGATGGCATCCCGCCGCCCTACGACAAG aAAAAGCGGATGGTGGTTCCTGCTGCCCTGAAGGTCGTGCGTCTGAAGCCTACACGAAAG TTTGCCTACCTAGGGCGCCTGGCTCACGAGGTTGGCTGGAAGTACCAGGCGGTTACAGCCACtctggaggagaagaggaaggaaaaggccaAAATCCATTACCGGAAGAAAAAGCAGCTCACG AGGCTACGGAAACAGGCTGAAAAGAACGTGGAGAAGAAAATTGACAGATACACAGAGGTCCTCAAGACCCACGGACTCCTGGTCTGA
- the FLT3LG gene encoding fms-related tyrosine kinase 3 ligand isoform X5 — MIVLAPAWSPTTSLLLLLLLLLLSPGLRGSPDCSFSHSPISSTFAKTIGKLSDYLLQDYPVTVASNLQDDELCGALWRLVLAQRWMRRLKTVAGSQMQNLLEDVNTEILFVTLCAFQDTSQQLLALRPWITRRNFSRCLELQCQPDSSTLLPPRSAGALGATALPAPQAPLLLLLLLLPVAVLLPAAAWCLHWRRRRRRPACPGEPRTTLRPRGSGHLPEDTEPGLGGSQLETGPFLSRAAPLNLSPGWRQRQHPAPAPAPAAPLCTKPSSPGNCI, encoded by the exons ATGATAGTGCTGGCGCCAGCCTGGAGCCCAACT acctcgctgctgctgctgctgctgctgctgctgctcagccCCGGCCTCCGCGGGAGCCCCGACTGCTCCTTCAGCCACAGCCCCATCTCCTCCACCTTCGCTAAGACCATTGGCAAGCTG TCTGACTACCTGCTTCAAGATTACCCAGTCACTGTTGCCTCCAACCTGCAGGAC GACGAGCTCTGTGGGGCCCTCTGGCGCCTGGTCCTGGCCCAGCGCTGGATGAGAAGGCTCAAGACTGTGGCTGGGTCCCAGATGCAAAACCTGCTGGAGGATGTCAACACCGAGATACTCTTTGTCACCTTATGTGCCTTCCAG GACACCTCCCAGCAGCTGTTGGCCTTGAGGCCCTGGATCACCCGCCGGAATTTCTCCCGGTGCCTGGAGCTGCAGTGTCAGCCCG aCTCCTCCACCCTGCTGCCCCCGAGGAGTGCCGGGGCCTTGGGGGccacagccctgccagcccctcaggcccctctgctgctcctgctgctgctgctgcccgtGGCCGTCCTGCTGCCGGCCGCCGCCTGGTGCCTGCACTGGCGAAGGAGGAGGCGGAGGCCGGCCTGCCCTGGGGAGCCG aggacaacactgaggcccagagggagtgGTCACCTGCCGGAGGACACAGAGCCGGGACTCGGAGGAAGTCAGCTAGAGACTGGGCCCTTCCTGAGCCGCGCCGCCCCTCTCAATCTCTCTCCAGGATGGAGGCAACGCCAGCATccagccccggccccggccccagccGCCCCCCTCTGTACAAAGCCCTCCTCCCCGGGAAATTGTATATAA
- the FLT3LG gene encoding fms-related tyrosine kinase 3 ligand isoform X4 has product MIVLAPAWSPTTSLLLLLLLLLLSPGLRGSPDCSFSHSPISSTFAKTIGKLSDYLLQDYPVTVASNLQDDELCGALWRLVLAQRWMRRLKTVAGSQMQNLLEDVNTEILFVTLCAFQPPPSCLRFVQTNISHLLQDTSQQLLALRPWITRRNFSRCLELQCQPDSSTLLPPRSAGALGATALPAPQAPLLLLLLLLPVAVLLPAAAWCLHWRRRRRRPACPGEPRTTLRPRGSGHLPEDTEPGLGGSQLETGPFLSRAAPLNLSPGWRQRQHPAPAPAPAAPLCTKPSSPGNCI; this is encoded by the exons ATGATAGTGCTGGCGCCAGCCTGGAGCCCAACT acctcgctgctgctgctgctgctgctgctgctgctcagccCCGGCCTCCGCGGGAGCCCCGACTGCTCCTTCAGCCACAGCCCCATCTCCTCCACCTTCGCTAAGACCATTGGCAAGCTG TCTGACTACCTGCTTCAAGATTACCCAGTCACTGTTGCCTCCAACCTGCAGGAC GACGAGCTCTGTGGGGCCCTCTGGCGCCTGGTCCTGGCCCAGCGCTGGATGAGAAGGCTCAAGACTGTGGCTGGGTCCCAGATGCAAAACCTGCTGGAGGATGTCAACACCGAGATACTCTTTGTCACCTTATGTGCCTTCCAG ccccccccCAGCTGTCTTCGATTCGTCCAGACCAACATCTCCCACCTCCTGCAGGACACCTCCCAGCAGCTGTTGGCCTTGAGGCCCTGGATCACCCGCCGGAATTTCTCCCGGTGCCTGGAGCTGCAGTGTCAGCCCG aCTCCTCCACCCTGCTGCCCCCGAGGAGTGCCGGGGCCTTGGGGGccacagccctgccagcccctcaggcccctctgctgctcctgctgctgctgctgcccgtGGCCGTCCTGCTGCCGGCCGCCGCCTGGTGCCTGCACTGGCGAAGGAGGAGGCGGAGGCCGGCCTGCCCTGGGGAGCCG aggacaacactgaggcccagagggagtgGTCACCTGCCGGAGGACACAGAGCCGGGACTCGGAGGAAGTCAGCTAGAGACTGGGCCCTTCCTGAGCCGCGCCGCCCCTCTCAATCTCTCTCCAGGATGGAGGCAACGCCAGCATccagccccggccccggccccagccGCCCCCCTCTGTACAAAGCCCTCCTCCCCGGGAAATTGTATATAA
- the RPS11 gene encoding small ribosomal subunit protein uS17 produces MADIQTERAYQKQPTIFQNKKRVLLGETAKEKLPRYYKNIGLGFKTPKEAIEGTYIDKKCPFTGNVSIRGRILSGVVTKMKMQRTIVIRRDYLHYIRKYNRFEKRHKNMSVHLSPCFRDVQIGDIVTVGECRPLSKTVRFNVLKVTKAAGTKKQFQKF; encoded by the exons ATGGCGGACATTCAG ACCGAGCGCGCCTACCAGAAGCAGCCGACTATCTTTCAAAATAAGAAGAGGGTCCTGCTGGGAGAGACTGCCAAGGAGAAGCTCCCGCGATACTACAAGAACATCGGGCTGGGCTTCAAGACGCCCAAGGAG gCCATTGAGGGCACCTACATTGACAAGAAATGCCCCTTTACCGGTAATGTCTCCATCCGAGGGCGGATCCTGTCTG GTGTGGTGACCAAGATGAAGATGCAGAGGACCATTGTCATCCGTCGAGACTACCTCCACTACATCCGGAAGTACAACCGCTTTGAGAAGCGCCACAAGAACATGTCCGTGCACCTGTCCCCCTGCTTCAG GGACGTCCAGATTGGCGACATTGTCACAGTGGGCGAGTGCCGGCCCCTAAGCAAGACCGTGCGCTTCAATGTGCTCAAGGTCACCAAGGCCGCCGGCACCAAgaagcaattccagaagttctGA